TTTGTGGCTTTAAAATACTAATTAGACCAAAAATCACACAAAGCAATCCAATAACCCATATTATTACTTTCATTTATCTTCTCCCCACCATTTTTTTAAGCGAGCTTTTATCAAACGTTCATATCCCCTGTTAGTAGGATAATAATAACGTTTTTTTTGAAGTAAAGGTGGCAAATATTTTTGTTTTACATGACCTTCTGGATAATCATGAGGATATTTGTATGTAATACCATAACCTAGTTTTTGCATAAGAGGAGTTGGGGCATTACGTAAATGGAGTGGAACAGATAGACTACCATAATCTTTAACATCTTTTTGAGCAAGTTCATGAGCAGTTAAGACAGCATTACTTTTAGGAGCAGTAGCAAGATAAATAACCGCCTGCACAATATTTAAAACACCTTCAGGCATACCTACTGCTTGAAATGCATTTAGAGCAGAAACAGCTACTTGAATAGCTTGAGGATCAGCATTACCTATATCCTCTGAAGCAAAAATGAGCATACGTCTTAAAATATATAAAGGGTCTTCTCCAGCCTCAAGCATCCTTTCCAACCAATATACAGCCGCATCAGGATCACTACCTCGCATACTTTTGATAAATGCAGAAATGAGGTGATAATGCTCATCTCCACTGCGATCATAACGTAGAGTTATATTCCCTAATACAGTTTTTAATGTTTCTAAAGAAATTACTTTTATCCCTTTTTCAATTTGAGCAAAATCTATAGACAATTCCAATGCTCTTAAAGCCACTCTAGCATCTCCTTGTGAAGCATTAATAAGCAAATTTAAAACATCTTTTTCTAAATGTATTGGAAAACAAAATCCTGTTTTTAATGCTCTTTCTAAAATTATTGTTAGTTCTTTAGGAGATAGTGAATAAAATGGCAATACTTTACATCGAGAAAGGAGTGGGGCTGTTAAATAAAAAGAAGGATTTTCTGTAGTAGTAGCAAGCAAAATAATAATACCTTTTTCAAGATAAGGTAAAAAAGCATCTTGTTGAGCACGATTAAACCGATGAATTTCATCAACAAAAAGTATTGTAGGTTGTTTACCTTCTTTCCACTTTCTTTCTGCCAATTGCATAATTTGTTTAATCTCTTTTATACTTGCAGTTACAGCAGAAAATGATGCTGAAGGATAACCAAAATGCAATTGAAGCAATCTAGCAAGAGTGGTTTTACCAGTACCTGGTGGTCCCCAAAAAATAAGAGAACAAAGTTTTTTTTCTTTTAACAAACCATTGATAAAATCCATAAGATGTCTCTGACCTACAAATTCTTTCAAATTTTTAGGACGTATTCTTTCAGCAAGTGGTAAATAATCTTCTTTCTGTATTTGTTTAAATTCTAACTTCCCCAGCATAATTTTTGATTTAATGTTTGAAAATATTTAGGATTTTCTATTAAATATACAGGACTTGAAGACTTTTTAATCTCTACTTTGTCCCCCACTTTAAGAGGTTTAAAAACTTGACCATCAAATACTACTCTAATACCTTCACCACCTTTTTCCAATTTTACACTTATTGTATCTTCAGGAGAAAGTACTAAAGAACGTTGTACAAGATGAAAAGGACAAACAGAAGTTAATACTAATACATCTAAAGTAGGGTAGATAATAGGACCACCAGCAGAAAGTGAATAGGCTGTAGAACCAGTAGGAGTAGCAACAATAAGACCATCTGCTCGAAAGGAAATTACTCTTTGCCCTTTTACTTCTACTGAAAGAGTAATTAAACGAGTAAATGCCCCTCTTTCTATTGCCACTTCATTTAAAGCCATAAAAGGGCCTTCTACTTTACCTTCTTTCGAAATAACAATACCTTCTAATGTCATCCTTTTTTCCACAAGCCGTTTTCCTGCAAGAACTTCTTTTACAATTGCTTGCCCTTCTTCCTTACTACCTGCAGTAAGAAAACCTAATTCTCCCCAATTTATTCCTAAAATAGGTATCTTCCTTGGCCATATCAATCTAGCAGCATGAAGTAAAGAACCATCTCCACCCAAAACAATAACTAGATCAAGATTGTCAGGAAATGGTGGGTAAAAAACCTTATATCCTTCTTTTTCTAGCCAGATTTTCCATTCTGCTGCTTTTTTTTCAGTTTCACTATCTTTTTGATAATAGATGCCTAATTTTTTCATTTCAAAA
This DNA window, taken from Candidatus Desulfofervidus auxilii, encodes the following:
- a CDS encoding replication-associated recombination protein A; translated protein: MLGKLEFKQIQKEDYLPLAERIRPKNLKEFVGQRHLMDFINGLLKEKKLCSLIFWGPPGTGKTTLARLLQLHFGYPSASFSAVTASIKEIKQIMQLAERKWKEGKQPTILFVDEIHRFNRAQQDAFLPYLEKGIIILLATTTENPSFYLTAPLLSRCKVLPFYSLSPKELTIILERALKTGFCFPIHLEKDVLNLLINASQGDARVALRALELSIDFAQIEKGIKVISLETLKTVLGNITLRYDRSGDEHYHLISAFIKSMRGSDPDAAVYWLERMLEAGEDPLYILRRMLIFASEDIGNADPQAIQVAVSALNAFQAVGMPEGVLNIVQAVIYLATAPKSNAVLTAHELAQKDVKDYGSLSVPLHLRNAPTPLMQKLGYGITYKYPHDYPEGHVKQKYLPPLLQKKRYYYPTNRGYERLIKARLKKWWGEDK
- a CDS encoding NAD(+)/NADH kinase, whose translation is MKKLGIYYQKDSETEKKAAEWKIWLEKEGYKVFYPPFPDNLDLVIVLGGDGSLLHAARLIWPRKIPILGINWGELGFLTAGSKEEGQAIVKEVLAGKRLVEKRMTLEGIVISKEGKVEGPFMALNEVAIERGAFTRLITLSVEVKGQRVISFRADGLIVATPTGSTAYSLSAGGPIIYPTLDVLVLTSVCPFHLVQRSLVLSPEDTISVKLEKGGEGIRVVFDGQVFKPLKVGDKVEIKKSSSPVYLIENPKYFQTLNQKLCWGS